A genomic segment from Macrobrachium rosenbergii isolate ZJJX-2024 chromosome 30, ASM4041242v1, whole genome shotgun sequence encodes:
- the LOC136855032 gene encoding double-stranded RNA-specific editase 1-like isoform X4 gives MLRGRGRRAWRDTPVEAPMVETQVEEPNNLLPSPLDVKMVDASDGASDNEVPMEGEEEKTRKRPWEKPGGVKVKRKKVPGAKNLKIRRYVQPKNAVMCLNELRPGVVYTTEQEGGVSQPFCVSVEVDNQKYRGFGTSKQLAKQAAAEAALISFVKPPVVAANAKEAKEEDKTPWATLASFAIYKLFNDWRDGRVGMCPPPTAQPYGTGVPPASAAEKEEAANAAAFTEAISAHLGGRAPHGGPLTGGVTAPMEGVKQETVIQNAEGKVPKPAKQVPENAAAMHPVMVLHQMKPGIQYDISQLNKDGKLYFEVSCTIDEQNFTGEGPNVKKAKFNLAKSAILGLYGVESVFEPPSS, from the exons ATGTTGCGAGGACGAG GTCGCCGTGCGTGGAGAGATACTCCTGTTGAGGCTCCAATGGTAGAAACCCAGGTTGAGGAGCCAAATAATTTATTACCTTCACCATTAGATGTAAAAATGGTGGACGCAAGTGAC GGGGCCTCTGATAATGAAGTGCcaatggaaggagaggaagaaaagacTAGGAAAAGGCCTTGGGAGAAACCTGGAG gcgtcaaggttaaaagaaagaaGGTGCCGGGAGCCAAGAATTTGAAGATTCGACGGTATGTTCAGCCCAAGAACGCGGTCATGTGCCTCAACGAGCTTCGTCCCGGAGTTGTTTATACCACAGAGCAGGAAGGAGGTGTCAGTCAGCCGTTCTGTGTATCTGTAGAG GTCGACAACCAAAAATACCGTGGGTTTGGTACTTCGAAGCAGTTAGCAAAGCAGGCCGCAGCAGAAGCAGCTCTTATCAGCTTTGTAAAACCACCCGTTGTTGCTGCCAATGCAaaagaagcaaaggaggaagacAAGACTCCATGGGCAACCTTGGCATCATTTGCCATTTATAAACTATTTAATGACTGGCGCGACGGTCGTGTTGGCATGTGCCCGCCTCCCACTGCACAGCCTTATGGTACAGGAGTGCCTCCAG CATCAGCAGCAGAAAAAGAGGAGGCTGCAAATGCAGCGGCATTCACGGAGGCCATTTCAGCCCACCTGGGTGGTCGTGCACCCCATGGAGGTCCACTCACCGGAGGGGTAACAGCTCCCATGGAAGGGGTAAAG CAAGAAACTGTCATACAAAATGCCGAAGGAAAAGTACCCAAGCCAGCCAAACAAGTTCCTGAAAATGCAGCTGCCATGCATCCTGTAATGGTTTTGCATCAGATGAAACCCGGTATTCAGTATGATATCAGTCAGTTGAATAAGGATGGGAAGTTATACTTTGAAGTTAGCTGCACAATTGATGAGCAGAACTTCACTGGAGAAG GGCCCAATGTCAAGAAAGCCAAATTCAACCTTGCGAAAAGTGCTATTTTAGGACTGTATGGCGTCGAGTCTGTATTTGAACCCCcttcatcataa
- the LOC136855032 gene encoding double-stranded RNA-specific editase 1-like isoform X1, with protein MLRGRGRRAWRDTPVEAPMVETQVEEPNNLLPSPLDVKMVDASDGASDNEVPMEGEEEKTRKRPWEKPGGVKVKRKKVPGAKNLKIRRYVQPKNAVMCLNELRPGVVYTTEQEGGVSQPFCVSVEVGCFQVDNQKYRGFGTSKQLAKQAAAEAALISFVKPPVVAANAKEAKEEDKTPWATLASFAIYKLFNDWRDGRVGMCPPPTAQPYGTGVPPGFTSFLASAAEKEEAANAAAFTEAISAHLGGRAPHGGPLTGGVTAPMEGVKQETVIQNAEGKVPKPAKQVPENAAAMHPVMVLHQMKPGIQYDISQLNKDGKLYFEVSCTIDEQNFTGEGPNVKKAKFNLAKSAILGLYGVESVFEPPSS; from the exons ATGTTGCGAGGACGAG GTCGCCGTGCGTGGAGAGATACTCCTGTTGAGGCTCCAATGGTAGAAACCCAGGTTGAGGAGCCAAATAATTTATTACCTTCACCATTAGATGTAAAAATGGTGGACGCAAGTGAC GGGGCCTCTGATAATGAAGTGCcaatggaaggagaggaagaaaagacTAGGAAAAGGCCTTGGGAGAAACCTGGAG gcgtcaaggttaaaagaaagaaGGTGCCGGGAGCCAAGAATTTGAAGATTCGACGGTATGTTCAGCCCAAGAACGCGGTCATGTGCCTCAACGAGCTTCGTCCCGGAGTTGTTTATACCACAGAGCAGGAAGGAGGTGTCAGTCAGCCGTTCTGTGTATCTGTAGAG GTGGGTTGTTTTCAGGTCGACAACCAAAAATACCGTGGGTTTGGTACTTCGAAGCAGTTAGCAAAGCAGGCCGCAGCAGAAGCAGCTCTTATCAGCTTTGTAAAACCACCCGTTGTTGCTGCCAATGCAaaagaagcaaaggaggaagacAAGACTCCATGGGCAACCTTGGCATCATTTGCCATTTATAAACTATTTAATGACTGGCGCGACGGTCGTGTTGGCATGTGCCCGCCTCCCACTGCACAGCCTTATGGTACAGGAGTGCCTCCAG GATTCACATCATTTTTAGCATCAGCAGCAGAAAAAGAGGAGGCTGCAAATGCAGCGGCATTCACGGAGGCCATTTCAGCCCACCTGGGTGGTCGTGCACCCCATGGAGGTCCACTCACCGGAGGGGTAACAGCTCCCATGGAAGGGGTAAAG CAAGAAACTGTCATACAAAATGCCGAAGGAAAAGTACCCAAGCCAGCCAAACAAGTTCCTGAAAATGCAGCTGCCATGCATCCTGTAATGGTTTTGCATCAGATGAAACCCGGTATTCAGTATGATATCAGTCAGTTGAATAAGGATGGGAAGTTATACTTTGAAGTTAGCTGCACAATTGATGAGCAGAACTTCACTGGAGAAG GGCCCAATGTCAAGAAAGCCAAATTCAACCTTGCGAAAAGTGCTATTTTAGGACTGTATGGCGTCGAGTCTGTATTTGAACCCCcttcatcataa
- the LOC136855032 gene encoding double-stranded RNA-specific editase 1-like isoform X2 has protein sequence MLRGRGRRAWRDTPVEAPMVETQVEEPNNLLPSPLDVKMVDASDGASDNEVPMEGEEEKTRKRPWEKPGGVKVKRKKVPGAKNLKIRRYVQPKNAVMCLNELRPGVVYTTEQEGGVSQPFCVSVEVDNQKYRGFGTSKQLAKQAAAEAALISFVKPPVVAANAKEAKEEDKTPWATLASFAIYKLFNDWRDGRVGMCPPPTAQPYGTGVPPGFTSFLASAAEKEEAANAAAFTEAISAHLGGRAPHGGPLTGGVTAPMEGVKQETVIQNAEGKVPKPAKQVPENAAAMHPVMVLHQMKPGIQYDISQLNKDGKLYFEVSCTIDEQNFTGEGPNVKKAKFNLAKSAILGLYGVESVFEPPSS, from the exons ATGTTGCGAGGACGAG GTCGCCGTGCGTGGAGAGATACTCCTGTTGAGGCTCCAATGGTAGAAACCCAGGTTGAGGAGCCAAATAATTTATTACCTTCACCATTAGATGTAAAAATGGTGGACGCAAGTGAC GGGGCCTCTGATAATGAAGTGCcaatggaaggagaggaagaaaagacTAGGAAAAGGCCTTGGGAGAAACCTGGAG gcgtcaaggttaaaagaaagaaGGTGCCGGGAGCCAAGAATTTGAAGATTCGACGGTATGTTCAGCCCAAGAACGCGGTCATGTGCCTCAACGAGCTTCGTCCCGGAGTTGTTTATACCACAGAGCAGGAAGGAGGTGTCAGTCAGCCGTTCTGTGTATCTGTAGAG GTCGACAACCAAAAATACCGTGGGTTTGGTACTTCGAAGCAGTTAGCAAAGCAGGCCGCAGCAGAAGCAGCTCTTATCAGCTTTGTAAAACCACCCGTTGTTGCTGCCAATGCAaaagaagcaaaggaggaagacAAGACTCCATGGGCAACCTTGGCATCATTTGCCATTTATAAACTATTTAATGACTGGCGCGACGGTCGTGTTGGCATGTGCCCGCCTCCCACTGCACAGCCTTATGGTACAGGAGTGCCTCCAG GATTCACATCATTTTTAGCATCAGCAGCAGAAAAAGAGGAGGCTGCAAATGCAGCGGCATTCACGGAGGCCATTTCAGCCCACCTGGGTGGTCGTGCACCCCATGGAGGTCCACTCACCGGAGGGGTAACAGCTCCCATGGAAGGGGTAAAG CAAGAAACTGTCATACAAAATGCCGAAGGAAAAGTACCCAAGCCAGCCAAACAAGTTCCTGAAAATGCAGCTGCCATGCATCCTGTAATGGTTTTGCATCAGATGAAACCCGGTATTCAGTATGATATCAGTCAGTTGAATAAGGATGGGAAGTTATACTTTGAAGTTAGCTGCACAATTGATGAGCAGAACTTCACTGGAGAAG GGCCCAATGTCAAGAAAGCCAAATTCAACCTTGCGAAAAGTGCTATTTTAGGACTGTATGGCGTCGAGTCTGTATTTGAACCCCcttcatcataa
- the LOC136855032 gene encoding double-stranded RNA-specific editase 1-like isoform X3, whose translation MLRGRGRRAWRDTPVEAPMVETQVEEPNNLLPSPLDVKMVDASDGASDNEVPMEGEEEKTRKRPWEKPGGVKVKRKKVPGAKNLKIRRYVQPKNAVMCLNELRPGVVYTTEQEGGVSQPFCVSVEVGCFQVDNQKYRGFGTSKQLAKQAAAEAALISFVKPPVVAANAKEAKEEDKTPWATLASFAIYKLFNDWRDGRVGMCPPPTAQPYGTGVPPASAAEKEEAANAAAFTEAISAHLGGRAPHGGPLTGGVTAPMEGVKQETVIQNAEGKVPKPAKQVPENAAAMHPVMVLHQMKPGIQYDISQLNKDGKLYFEVSCTIDEQNFTGEGPNVKKAKFNLAKSAILGLYGVESVFEPPSS comes from the exons ATGTTGCGAGGACGAG GTCGCCGTGCGTGGAGAGATACTCCTGTTGAGGCTCCAATGGTAGAAACCCAGGTTGAGGAGCCAAATAATTTATTACCTTCACCATTAGATGTAAAAATGGTGGACGCAAGTGAC GGGGCCTCTGATAATGAAGTGCcaatggaaggagaggaagaaaagacTAGGAAAAGGCCTTGGGAGAAACCTGGAG gcgtcaaggttaaaagaaagaaGGTGCCGGGAGCCAAGAATTTGAAGATTCGACGGTATGTTCAGCCCAAGAACGCGGTCATGTGCCTCAACGAGCTTCGTCCCGGAGTTGTTTATACCACAGAGCAGGAAGGAGGTGTCAGTCAGCCGTTCTGTGTATCTGTAGAG GTGGGTTGTTTTCAGGTCGACAACCAAAAATACCGTGGGTTTGGTACTTCGAAGCAGTTAGCAAAGCAGGCCGCAGCAGAAGCAGCTCTTATCAGCTTTGTAAAACCACCCGTTGTTGCTGCCAATGCAaaagaagcaaaggaggaagacAAGACTCCATGGGCAACCTTGGCATCATTTGCCATTTATAAACTATTTAATGACTGGCGCGACGGTCGTGTTGGCATGTGCCCGCCTCCCACTGCACAGCCTTATGGTACAGGAGTGCCTCCAG CATCAGCAGCAGAAAAAGAGGAGGCTGCAAATGCAGCGGCATTCACGGAGGCCATTTCAGCCCACCTGGGTGGTCGTGCACCCCATGGAGGTCCACTCACCGGAGGGGTAACAGCTCCCATGGAAGGGGTAAAG CAAGAAACTGTCATACAAAATGCCGAAGGAAAAGTACCCAAGCCAGCCAAACAAGTTCCTGAAAATGCAGCTGCCATGCATCCTGTAATGGTTTTGCATCAGATGAAACCCGGTATTCAGTATGATATCAGTCAGTTGAATAAGGATGGGAAGTTATACTTTGAAGTTAGCTGCACAATTGATGAGCAGAACTTCACTGGAGAAG GGCCCAATGTCAAGAAAGCCAAATTCAACCTTGCGAAAAGTGCTATTTTAGGACTGTATGGCGTCGAGTCTGTATTTGAACCCCcttcatcataa